A region from the Triticum aestivum cultivar Chinese Spring chromosome 3D, IWGSC CS RefSeq v2.1, whole genome shotgun sequence genome encodes:
- the LOC123075865 gene encoding uncharacterized protein, with product MSTGKAPALYHVRARSLTSKVLDLDSSPACPSPPPFRSHVTVPFLWEDAPGKPKLRAARPSALSLPSASPAPVLADGGPTARVAGGHEDGHGAHARPVLLKLKLPPRLQAAEHPLSSPRTVLQGPYFGGGGGGNKPPRPLRRIARTASCQMNLRAGGALFAWRKGAATATASAGSKEGGHCQLYAVAPDASCCSPAASSASSSSSSSMSYFFDDNSRRQADGREDSEDGEVGDDGAKGSVRITRFRRNRSLPTMSRSHLWANIRKGVKQISPWSYKPT from the exons ATGAGCACCGGCAAGGCGCCCGCGCTCTACCACGTCCGCGCTCGGTCGCTTACGAGCAAGGTGCTCGACCTCGACTCCTCGCCGGCGTGCCCGTCCCCGCCACCGTTCCGGTCACACGTCACGGTGCCGTTTCTCTGGGAGGACGCGCCGGGGAAACCCAAGCTGCGCGCAGCCCGGCCGAGCGCCCTGTCGCTCCCTTCCGCGAGCCCAGCCCCAGTTCTTGCTGACGGCGGCCCGACTGCCAGAGTGGCCGGCGGTCACGAGGACGGTCACGGCGCCCATGCGCGCCCCGTGCTGCTGAAGCTGAAGCTGCCGCCGCGGCTGCAAGCGGCGGAGCACCCGCTCTCCTCCCCCAGGACCGTGCTCCAGGGCCCCtacttcggcggcggcggcggcggaaacaAGCCGCCGAGGccgcttaggaggatcgcgaggaCGGCGAGCTGTCAGATGAATCTGCGCGCCGGCGGGGCCCTCTTTGCTTGGAGGAAGGGCGCGGCAACGGCAACGGCATCAGCTGGCAGCAAGGAGGGCGGCCACTGTCAGCTCTACGCCGTGGCGCCGGACGCGTCGTGCTGCTCGCCCGCGGCGTCGTCagcgtcctcgtcgtcgtcttcgtccaTGTCCTACTTCTTTGATGACAACAGCCGCAGGCAAGCCGATGGGCGCGAGGACTCGGAGGATGGCGAGGTTGGTGACGACGGCGCCAAGGGGTCGGTGAGGATCACCAGGTTTAGGAGGAACCGAAGCCTTCCCACTATGTCCAGATCGCATCTCTGG GCCAACATCCGCAAGGGCGTCAAGCAGATTAGTCCATGGAGCTACAAGCCGACATAG
- the LOC123076663 gene encoding uncharacterized protein, whose protein sequence is MAGIRYSDDLYGVRATINVYETKVKKDSKDISQSILIDNGPKGHEEGVGACYSVAPSITGDSFARFHVVWRDGKLHKPCYDHVCPGFVQVSHRVGLGGRVLPVSVYNGPQYVIDIYIFKDPKTANWWLMYGEEKTPIGYWPSSLFSHIKDKGIFSYWCGFVQGPTASSDSPQIGSGHFAAEGYGKAAFMRNIQIADINNKLVTPNRHKDLLGTSDKMKYSIDGYVVDNHGMHMYYGGPGNLV, encoded by the exons ATGGCAGGAATTAGATATTCAGATGATTTGTATGGGGTACGAGCTACAATAAATGTGTATGAGACAAAGGTGAAGAAAGATAGCAAGGATATTAGTCAATCAATACTAATTGATAATGGACCAAAGGGTCACGAAGAAGGTGTAGGTGCTTGTTATTCGGTAGCTCCAAGCATCACTGGTGATAGCTTTGCGAGGTTTCATGTTGTTTGG CGCGATGGCAAACTACACAAGCCCTGCTACGATCACGTATGTCCTGGTTTTGTGCAAGTTAGTCACCGTGTTGGTCTTGGAGGAAGAGTACTTCCGGTTTCAGTCTACAATGGACCACAATATGTGATAGACATTTACATTTTCAAG gaccccaaaacggcgaatTGGTGGCTGATGTATGGTGAAGAAAAGACACCGATTGGATATTGGCCAAGTTCACTCTTCTCTCACATTAAAGATAAAGGAATTTTCTCATACTGGTGTGGTTTTGTTCAGGGCCCAACAGCTTCATCAGACTCCCCACAAATAGGTAGTGGGCATTTTGCCGCTGAAGGGTATGGAAAAGCAGCTTTTATGAGAAACATCCAGATTGCTGACATCAACAACAAGCTTGTCACTCCAAATAGACACAAAGACCTTCTTGGAACTAGTGATAAAATGAAATATAGTATTGATGGTTATGTAGTTGATAATCATGGTATGCATATGTACTATGGTGGACCAGGTAATTTAGTCTGA